The Ornithinimicrobium faecis genome includes a window with the following:
- a CDS encoding TetR/AcrR family transcriptional regulator: MTAAGDARVSPGREALFRSAAELFAVKGFHGTGMADLERATGMGRGSIYHHVSSKDDLLFGITTEYLRRLIDAGHELLGEERQAADRLREFSRLVVREIVDHLPEMTVCFRDLHAVQETRRGEVLDLHRAYEQTWADILQRGVDEGAFGPSTSRPIVVKALLGLHHYAYIWLRPDGPLGPDEVADQFVNLVLEGIRAA, from the coding sequence ATGACAGCAGCAGGGGACGCACGGGTCAGCCCGGGACGCGAGGCACTCTTCAGAAGCGCTGCCGAGCTGTTCGCGGTCAAGGGCTTCCACGGCACCGGGATGGCAGACCTAGAGCGCGCGACAGGCATGGGACGCGGGAGCATCTACCACCACGTTTCGAGCAAGGATGACCTGCTCTTCGGCATCACGACCGAGTATCTACGTCGATTGATCGACGCTGGCCACGAACTCCTCGGGGAGGAGCGTCAGGCCGCGGATCGCCTCCGCGAGTTCTCCCGCCTCGTGGTGCGCGAGATCGTTGACCATCTCCCAGAGATGACGGTGTGCTTCCGTGACCTACATGCCGTCCAAGAGACTCGTCGCGGTGAGGTCCTGGACCTCCACCGGGCATACGAGCAAACGTGGGCGGACATACTCCAACGCGGCGTGGACGAGGGTGCCTTTGGCCCATCCACGAGCAGACCGATCGTCGTCAAGGCTCTACTCGGCCTGCACCACTACGCCTACATCTGGCTTCGCCCTGATGGCCCGCTCGGCCCCGATGAGGTCGCGGACCAGTTCGTCAACCTGGTCCTCGAGGGCATCCGCGCCGCGTAG